From Actinomycetota bacterium, the proteins below share one genomic window:
- a CDS encoding DUF3891 family protein, whose protein sequence is MIVRTSADSPLLVRQTDHALLSGAFAAAWEWEMHHRDSVLIAAARHDDGWAGWELAPRLGDDGRPLTFITTPVEDHVALYKHGIDLVEVEDPYAGWLVSMHGERLYTRPFVSGAPPRIETLTGRDRELADEYVAYETQRQAVLAETSIRFLGGPLVTGDLVAEAEQAWRLIQVWDRLSLLCCMQEPDPSASLEMPTVRGPDGEQVQLEARGTEDGALEVHPYPFGTGERTFHLAALDPGAAKWEDERSFREAYRLARPVAVEVRVRPRA, encoded by the coding sequence GTGATCGTCAGGACATCAGCCGACTCGCCCCTGCTCGTCCGCCAGACCGACCACGCGCTCCTGTCGGGCGCGTTCGCGGCGGCGTGGGAGTGGGAGATGCACCACCGCGACTCCGTGCTCATCGCGGCCGCCCGTCACGACGACGGCTGGGCCGGCTGGGAGCTCGCCCCGCGGCTGGGAGACGACGGACGTCCCCTCACGTTCATCACGACCCCGGTCGAGGACCACGTCGCCCTCTACAAGCACGGCATCGACCTGGTGGAGGTGGAGGACCCCTATGCCGGGTGGCTGGTCTCCATGCACGGCGAGAGGCTGTACACGCGGCCGTTCGTGAGCGGCGCGCCCCCGCGCATCGAGACGCTGACCGGGCGGGACCGGGAGCTGGCCGACGAGTACGTGGCGTACGAGACCCAGCGGCAAGCGGTCCTCGCCGAGACCTCCATCAGGTTCCTGGGAGGCCCCCTGGTGACGGGGGACCTGGTCGCTGAAGCCGAGCAGGCGTGGCGTCTCATCCAGGTGTGGGACAGGCTGTCACTGCTCTGCTGCATGCAGGAGCCGGACCCGTCCGCCTCACTGGAGATGCCCACCGTGCGCGGGCCGGACGGCGAGCAGGTTCAGCTCGAGGCGCGGGGCACGGAGGACGGCGCCCTCGAGGTGCACCCGTACCCGTTCGGGACAGGCGAGCGCACCTTCCACCTCGCGGCGCTCGACCCGGGAGCGGCCAAGTGGGAGGACGAACGGTCCTTCCGCGAGGCGTACCGCCTGGCCCGGCCGGTCGCGGTGGAGGTCCGGGTCCGCCCGAGGGCCTAG
- a CDS encoding DUF5808 domain-containing protein: MTEQKRRSRSRGIVRLIRLATLAATIAVVAKELQKPRDQRTWTGELGSFVPYDLRVPTLDRVRERVWNADGPIVSPKVFGIGWTVNAGRIARLVQERRGA, encoded by the coding sequence TTGACTGAGCAGAAGCGTCGTTCGAGGTCGCGGGGGATCGTCCGCCTGATCCGGCTCGCCACGCTGGCCGCCACGATCGCCGTCGTCGCGAAGGAGCTCCAGAAGCCGCGTGACCAGCGCACCTGGACCGGTGAGCTGGGGAGTTTCGTCCCCTACGACCTCCGCGTGCCGACGCTGGACCGGGTCCGGGAGCGGGTCTGGAACGCCGACGGTCCGATCGTCTCCCCGAAGGTCTTCGGGATCGGCTGGACGGTGAACGCCGGCCGCATCGCGCGGCTCGTCCAGGAGCGTCGGGGAGCCTAG
- a CDS encoding prepilin-type N-terminal cleavage/methylation domain-containing protein has translation MTRLRREDGLTLVELIVASALGLVVAGALGLLFLGGTRTESKLTSQVDAVENMRVALDQFARDARQTSAITTATCTEFAFTSYFRTSAPRPVSYRYAGGALTRSVDGAAHSPVIRGLSSATFRNPAAAAGAPNCGMTTTMRSVRLEIASLPRGATQPVTVGATATLRNMP, from the coding sequence ATGACACGCCTGCGGCGCGAGGACGGCCTGACCCTGGTCGAGCTGATCGTCGCGTCCGCCCTCGGCCTGGTCGTAGCGGGCGCCCTGGGGCTCCTGTTCCTGGGAGGCACCAGGACCGAGAGCAAGCTCACCTCACAGGTGGACGCGGTGGAGAACATGCGGGTCGCCCTGGACCAGTTCGCTCGCGACGCGCGCCAGACGTCGGCGATCACGACGGCGACGTGCACCGAGTTCGCGTTCACGAGCTACTTCCGCACGTCAGCGCCGCGACCTGTCTCCTACCGCTACGCGGGCGGCGCCCTCACCCGCTCGGTGGACGGAGCGGCACACTCCCCGGTGATACGAGGGCTCAGCTCGGCTACCTTCCGCAACCCGGCGGCCGCGGCCGGCGCGCCCAACTGTGGGATGACCACGACCATGAGATCGGTCCGGTTGGAGATCGCCTCGTTGCCGCGCGGAGCGACCCAGCCGGTCACGGTCGGGGCCACCGCGACGTTGAGGAACATGCCGTGA